Proteins found in one Primulina eburnea isolate SZY01 chromosome 16, ASM2296580v1, whole genome shotgun sequence genomic segment:
- the LOC140817350 gene encoding LOW QUALITY PROTEIN: ethylene-responsive transcription factor RAP2-10-like (The sequence of the model RefSeq protein was modified relative to this genomic sequence to represent the inferred CDS: deleted 1 base in 1 codon), with the protein MEGALCIKSSTSSSTTENKRRQRQQDKPYKGIRMRKWGKWVAEIREPNKRSRIWLGSYSSPEAAARAYDTAVFYLRGPSARLNFPECIANDTEVTPDLSAAAIRKKAAEVGARVDALQSAGHARTDPGRVSEKPDLNEYPSLEDS; encoded by the exons ATGGAAGGAGCTCTTTGTATTAAATCTTCAACTTCTTCGTCAACC ACAGAGAACAAGAGAAGGCAGAGGCAACAAGACAAACCCTATAAAGGCATAAGGATGAGGAAGTGGGGGAAATGGGTGGCGGAGATAAGGGAGCCCAACAAAAGGTCAAGAATCTGGCTCGGTTCTTACAGCTCCCCCGAGGCTGCGGCGCGTGCCTACGATACGGCGGTGTTCTACCTCCGTGGCCCTTCCGCGAGGCTCAACTTTCCCGAGTGCATAGCCAATGATACCGAAGTGACGCCAGATTTGTCCGCCGCCGCCATCAGAAAAAAAGCTGCCGAAGTTGGCGCTAGGGTTGACGCGCTACAGTCAGCCGGCCATGCAAGAACTGACCCGGGTCGGGTTTCTGAGAAGCCCGATTTGAACGAGTATCCCAGTCTTGAGGATTCTTGA
- the LOC140816749 gene encoding WUSCHEL-related homeobox 4-like: protein MEIQDMKLHQLARGLWEHEPPSLTLGCKRLRPLAPKLPASVSEAISATNAAAANSAFDLKSFIRPESGPRKFGSSDAQKKESAQVEAQTGGTRWNPTQEQIRILEMLYRGGMRTPNAQQIEQITAQLGKYGKIEGKNVFYWFQNHKARERQKQKRNNLAFSHTIPRTPPALFGTTSLLFSSPAKGEEKIEIMTNKRPCMSWKFDYSEENNRSSNNDNNCIDQKDEGEDRTLKLFPLHPEGIRS from the exons ATGGAAATTCAAGACATGAAACTTCATCAATTGGCACGTGGACTTTGGGAGCACGAACCACCATCCCTTACGCTAGGCTGCAAACGCCTGCGGCCGCTAGCGCCCAAGTTACCAGCCTCCGTGTCCGAAGCTATCTCTGCAACCAACGCCGCCGCCGCGAATAGTGCTTTTGATCTTAAGAGTTTCATCAGACCTGAAAGTGGTCCAAGGAAATTTGGATCCTCGGATGCTCAGAAGAAAGAATCAGCTCAG GTAGAAGCCCAAACCGGGGGAACAAGGTGGAATCCAACTCAAGAACAAATAAGAATACTTGAAATGCTATACCGAGGGGGGATGCGCACACCCAATGCCCAACAGATCGAGCAAATCACTGCTCAGCTTGGGAAATATGGGAAAATTGAAGGCAAAAACGTGTTCTACTGGTTCCAGAATCACAAGGCTCGTGAGAGACAAAAGCAAAAGCGCAACAACCTTGCATTTTCCCACACTATCCCAAGAACACCACCTGCCCTATTCGGCACCACTTCTCTATTATTCTCATCCCCGGCTAAG GGAGAGGAAAAAATAGAGATTATGACCAACAAGAGACCATGCATGTCATGGAAATTTGATTACTCCGAAGAGAACAATAGAAGTAGTAACAATGATAATAATTGTATAGATCAGAAAGATGAAGGGGAAGATAGGACACTAAAACTCTTTCCTTTGCATCCCGAGGGAATTAGATCTTGA